Proteins encoded by one window of Paenibacillus urinalis:
- the rpoD gene encoding RNA polymerase sigma factor RpoD: protein MANDQHAELETELTLDQVKDQLIEQGKKRSSLNYKEIMEKLSPFDQDPEQMDEFYEQLSDLGIDVVNESDDDNPLRPNDDSEDKEGDDFHFDDDLSLPPGIKINDPVRMYLKEIGRVPLLSADDEVELAKRIMNGDEEAKRRLAEANLRLVVSIAKRYVGRGMLFLDLIQEGNMGLIKAVEKFDHNKGFKFSTYATWWIRQAITRAIADQARTIRIPVHMVETINKLIRVSRQLLQELGREPTPEEIAAEMDLSVEKVREITKIAQEPVSLETPIGEEDDSHLGDFIEDQEALAPADAAAYELLKEQLEDVLDTLTEREENVLRLRFGLDDGRTRTLEEVGKVFGVTRERIRQIEAKALRKLRHPSRSKRLKDFLE, encoded by the coding sequence ATGGCGAATGATCAGCATGCTGAACTAGAAACAGAATTGACGCTGGATCAAGTGAAAGACCAGCTGATTGAACAGGGCAAAAAGAGGTCGTCTTTGAATTACAAAGAGATTATGGAGAAGCTGTCTCCATTCGATCAAGACCCTGAGCAAATGGATGAGTTCTATGAACAGCTTAGTGATTTAGGAATTGATGTGGTAAATGAGAGTGATGATGATAACCCACTACGGCCTAATGATGACTCTGAGGATAAAGAAGGTGATGATTTTCATTTTGATGATGATCTGAGTCTTCCTCCTGGTATCAAAATTAATGACCCAGTCCGCATGTACTTGAAGGAAATCGGACGTGTTCCGTTGCTGTCGGCAGACGATGAAGTTGAACTCGCTAAGCGAATTATGAATGGAGATGAGGAAGCGAAACGTCGACTGGCTGAAGCCAACTTACGTCTCGTTGTCAGCATCGCCAAGCGTTATGTAGGCCGCGGCATGCTCTTCCTTGACCTGATTCAGGAAGGGAATATGGGTCTGATTAAAGCGGTGGAGAAGTTCGACCACAATAAAGGCTTTAAATTTAGTACCTATGCAACTTGGTGGATTCGTCAAGCGATTACTCGTGCAATTGCTGACCAGGCTCGTACCATTCGGATTCCTGTTCATATGGTGGAGACCATTAACAAATTGATTCGAGTGTCCAGACAACTGCTGCAAGAGCTAGGGCGCGAACCGACACCGGAGGAAATCGCGGCTGAGATGGACCTAAGTGTGGAAAAGGTACGGGAAATTACGAAAATTGCGCAAGAGCCTGTGTCGCTTGAAACACCGATCGGTGAAGAAGACGACTCTCATCTCGGAGATTTTATTGAGGACCAGGAAGCACTTGCTCCGGCTGATGCTGCTGCGTATGAATTGCTGAAGGAGCAATTAGAGGATGTACTTGATACACTCACTGAACGTGAAGAGAACGTCCTGCGTCTCCGTTTCGGGCTTGATGACGGGCGTACACGTACACTTGAAGAGGTAGGTAAAGTGTTTGGTGTAACGAGAGAACGGATTCGTCAGATTGAAGCGAAGGCACTTCGTAAATTGCGCCATCCAAGCCGCAGCAAACGGCTTAAAGATTTCCTTGAATAG